In Sphaerisporangium krabiense, the DNA window TGCTCCTCCAGCAGGGGTCCACGTCGCTGTCGCACAACGGCCGCCAGGTGGACCTCTTCCCCGGCGACATGACGCTGATCGACAGCTCTCGCCCCTACGACGGATGGCACGAGGCGGGCGCGGGCCGGTACCTGACCGTCCAGTTCCCGCGGGAGCTGCTCCCCGCGCCGAGGGCCGCCGCCGACCGGCTCGTCGGCGGGCGGCTGCGCGGGCAGGCCGGCATGGGGGCGCTGGTGTTCACCTTCGCGACGCGGGCGGCCGGGGAGCTGGACCGCTACAGCCCCGCCGACACCGCCCGCGTCACCACCACGCTGCTCGACCTGCTCGGCGGCCTCATCTCCCACGAGCTGGAGGCCGGGGACGTCCTGCCCGCCGAGTCCCACCGGCGGGTGCTCCTCCAGCGGATCCAGGCGTACATCGTGCGGCACCTGGGCGACCGGGACCTGACGCCTGCCGCGATCGCGCAGGCGCACCACATCTCCACGCGGACGTTGCACCGGCTGTTCGAGGGCCACGGCCAGGGCGTCGCCGCGTGGATCCGCGCGCTGCGCCTGGAGCACTGCCGCCGCGACCTGGTGACCAGCGTCCACGACGGCCGGCCCGTCCACGCCGTCGCCGCCCGCTGGGGTTTCCACGCGCCCGCCCACTTCACCCGGGCCTTCCGCGGCGCGTTCGGCGTGAGCCCGCTGGAGTTCCGCCGCCGTGCCGCCGCGTCGGCGCCGTCCCCATGAGCCCGCCGTGAGCCCGCCGCCGTCGCCCGGGCCAACGGGCCGCCAATAAGGGCAAAAGACTCGGCCCGCGCTGTGCGACACGGCCCGGCCCGATTTCCCCGCGGGTGATGATCGCGGAATGATGGCTCATTTCCCGCGTGACGCGCCCGGAAGACGGGCCCGTGATCCCGTCTCAGGGGACGGCGCCGGCGAACACGGGGCCGCGCGCCCGGACGACCACCCGCCGGAAACCGGGCGCCTCGGCATGGACCGGCGGATCAGCAGGCGTCACTTCATCGACGGCGTGGCGGTGGCCGCCGCCGGCGCGGCCCTCGGCCCCCGGCACGCCGTCCCTCCGGCCGCCGGCCAGGCCGCCGCGCCGGGTCGTGCCGCGTCGCCGGGGCGCGCCGTCCCGCATGCCCTCCCCCACGCCGGACACGTCCCCTCGGCCCGGCACGCCGCGAGCCGGGCGCGGCGGCCGTCCCGTGCCAGGAACCTCCAGGGGGACACCCCCGACGCGGTGGGCGTGCCGCACGCGCTGCGCGACGGCAGGTTCTGGGAGCGGGCGGGCGCGCCGCGCCCCACCGGGGAGACCTACGACCTGGTCGTGGTCGGCGCGGGGATCAGCGGCGTCACCGCCGCCTACGCCTGGGCCGAGCGCGACCGCGGGGCCCGCGTCCTGGTCCTGGACAACTACGACGACATCGGCGGGCACGCGCGCCGCAACGAGTTCCGCCCCGCCGGAAGGTCAGGGCCCCTGGTCGGGCACGGCGGGGCGCGCTCGCTGTACGCGCCGTCGGCGTGGTCGCCCGAGGGCAGGGGGCTGCTCGCCTCGCTCGGCGTCGAGGTGCGCGGCCGGCGGCCCGACCTCTACCGGTCGCTCGGCATGCGCGAGGGCGTGTTCTGCGACCGGGAGACCTTCTCCGCCGACCGGCTCGTGGTGCCGGACGGCCCGGCGCGGCGGTGGGTGGCCGAGCTGCCCGTCGCCGCGCGGGCGCGCGAGGACCTTATCCGGCTGCTGGAGGACCCTCCCGACTGGTTCCCCGGCCTCACCGACGCGCGCAAGAAGGAGGTGCTCGCCGGGCTCACCTACACGGGTTTCCTGCGCGAGGTGTGCCGGGCCCACCCCGACGTCATCGCCTTCTGCCGGACGATGCCCAGCGCCGCGTGGGGGTACGGCGCCGACGCGCTCGGCGCGCTCGACGCCTGGGCGGAGTCGGGGCCTCACGCCTATCCCGGATTCGCGGGCCTGCGCCTGGACCGGTCGCGGCCCTCGCCGTACAACGCCGCGCGGGTGGCCAGGCGGTGGGCGGCCGAGGACGGCGACGTGCCGTGCTTCCCCGAGGGAAACCAGGCGCTGGTGCGGATGATGGTCGCGCGCCTGGTGCCCGGCTTCGCCGGGTCCGCCGCCGTGGAGGACATCACGACCACGTGGTTCGACTACGGCGCGCTGGACCGGCCCGCCAACCGGGTGCGGTTCCGCCTGTCCAGCCCGGTGGTGCTCGTGCGCAACGACGGGCCCGCGGAGACGGCGTCGTCCGCGACCGTGGGCTACTACGACGGCGGGCGGGTGCGGACGGTGCGGGCGGGCGCGGTGGTCATGGCGTGCTGGAACATGGTCATCCCCTACCTGCTGGAGGACCTGCCCGCCGAGCAGAAGGAGGCGATGCGGCAGGCGGTGAAGATGCCCTTGGTGCACGCGACGGCGCAGCTGCGCGGCTGGCGCGCGTTCCGCGAGGCGGGCGTCCACCGGGTGCGGTTCACGGGGGCGTACTGGGTGACCGCCGAGCTGGCGCCCCCGGTCAGCGCCGGGGCGTACCGATGTCCGAGCCACCCGGACGAGCCGATCGCCGTCCACCTGCTGCACACCCCGGCGCGACGGGGGCTCGCGCCGCGGGAGGCGGCGGTCGCGGGCCGCCGCGAGCTGCTCCGCACGCCGTACGCGCCGCTGGAGTTCGGCGTCAGGGAACAACTGACGCGGCTTCTCGGGCCGTTCGGGTTCGACCCGGCGCGCGACATCGAAGGGCTCACGATCAACCGCTGGGGTCACGGGTACGCCCCCGAGTACGTGCGCCCGTGGGACGCCTTCCATCCGGGCGGGCCGTTCCCCGCCGAGCTGGCGCGGCGCCGGTTCGGGCGCGTCGCGATCGCCAACTCCGACTCGGTCCCGGGGGCGGACGTCGACTCGGCCGTCCGCGCGGCCTACCGGGCGGTGGACGAGCTGGCACCGCTCAGCGGGCCCCTCGGGGCCGCCTGATCAACGTGAACGCCCACGAGGTGTCGGGTTCGACGGCCCAGCGGAAGAGCCGCCGCACCGGCGGCGTGCACAGCACGGTGGCGAGGACCACGCCGAACAGCGACATCAGCGCCACGCCGAGCGGGGTGGCGAGCTTGTGGTCGAAGGGTTCGAAGATCTTCACCACGAAGCCGTGCAGCAGGTAGGCGTACATCGTGGCCATGCCGAGGCCGGAGTACCAGGTGCGGCGGGAGGGCGTCACGGCGACGAAGGCGGCCACCAGCAGGGCCCCGGCGGCCAGCATGCCGAGGCGGATGAGGCTGCCCGTGAGGTCGCCCACGCCGATCTTGGCGTTGCCGTGCCGCCAGCGGATCCACTCGGTGGCGATGTCGGTGTGGAACGCGAGCGCGGCGAGCAGCCCGGCGAGGAGGACCGCCGCGCCGGCCACGCGCGCCCACGGCCGTTTGAGGAGCTCGAAGTGCTCGGGGCGCAGCAGCAGGCCGAGGACGTAGAACGGCAGCAGGCCGAGCGTGCGGTTCATCGACAGCTCGTCCGGCAGGTCGCTCATGCCGGACATCAGCGACAGGCCGACCGCGACGGCGAGCGGCCACCGGAGCTGCTGCCAGACCGGGGTGGACAGCCGCCACATGAACAGCGACATGAGGAACCACGTCAGGTAGTACGGGTCGAGCAGGCTGATGTCGAGCTTGCCGTACAGCACCAGGCGCGGCAGCGAGTACGCCAGCTCGAAGATCACGTACGGCACGGCGAGCCCGCTGATCAGCTTTCTGGCCTTGCCCGGTGAGAAGGTGAAGTTCCGCGACAGGTAGCCGCTCAGCGTGATGAACAGCGGCATGTGGAACGTGTAGACGTAGAAGTACGCGGCGTGCGCGAACGGGACGTCCCGCAACCCCTCGATGAGGTGTCCCGACACCACCAGGATGATCGCCAGGAACTTGGCGTTGTCCAGGTACGGGTCCCGGACGCGGCCCGTGGGCGCCGGTTCGGCCGCCTTCGTACCGGTGGCGCCGTCCCTCGGGTGCGGAGCCTCCTGGACGGCGGCGGCCTCGTAGGGCGCGGGGGTGTCGAAACCGGGAATGAAGGACGGATCCGGACGGGAGGCGGCGGTCACATCCCCCGGACCCTAGCCATGTCCCCTGGGAGCCGGGGGAACACCGGATGGCCCCCAGGCGAACACCACCCGGCCGCGACCTGAAGCACGGCTGTCCGGAAGCGCGCCTATCCCACCTCACCCTCCTTTCCGGAATTCACCTGGCAAATCACGCCGAAGGATGAGGTGAACGACATGACGGACGCCCCGCCGCCACGTTCCCGTGCCTTTCGGTGAATCGCCGGACGGGCCTCGCCACACATATCGGCGCCACGGAAAGACCTCCGTCCGGCGCGGCCGCGGGGCCTCCGCCGATACGGACCGGCCTAGGGCACCTCGTCGGCGGACAGGCCCGTCACCGCCCGGCTCGTGTCCCAGAGGGCGGCGGCGAGGGCGGCGTCGGTCATGCGGGGCGAGGCCGAGGCGGGCAGCCCGTTGGCGAAGTAGCGACCGGGGTGCTTGACGCCGTCCGGCGTGGTGGCCAGGTGGACGAGCGTGCCCGCGCCCTGCTCGGGGGAACGCGCGACGCCGGGGATCGCCATCAGCAGCTTCATGTAGAGGCTGTCCGGCGCGAACCCGGTCCTGACGATGCCCGGGTGGAAGCACGTGGCCGCGACCCCGCGCCGCGCCAGCGCGACCGTGAACAGGGCGTTGGCCTGCTTGGTGTCGCCGTACTGCAGCCAGGCGCTCCAGCGGCGCCGCGCCCGGTCCAGGTCGGCGGGGTCGAGGCGGCCGGACTTGGCCGCGCCCGAGGACGTGGTCACGACCCTGCCCCCTGAGGCGGTGACGCGGGGCAGCAGCAGGTTCGTGAGCAGGAACGGCGACAGGTGGTTGACCTGCATCATCAGCTCGTGCCCGTCACGGGTGAGCCGCCGCTCCGCGGCCATGACGCCGGCGTTGTTGGCGAGCACGTCGATGCGCTCGTAGCGGTCGAGGAGGTCGGCGGCGAGCCGGGTGACCTCTTCGAACGAGGCGAAGTCGGCCACGGCGGTGTCAGGGCGGCGTCCGGCGGCCTGGGCGACATGGCCGGCCACGGAGGTGAGGCGGGCGCGGGAGCGGCCGACCAGGACGACGTCGTGCCCGGCGCGCGCGAGGGCCTCGGCGGCGGCGGCCCCGATGCCCGCGCTGGCCCCGGTGATCACACTAATCATCTCAGCCTCCCGTACGCCGGAACTCTATCGGTGCTAGCCTTCAGACCGATCTTCCGGAGGTGCATTTCCCCATAAAACGGCAACCCTCCGAGGCAAGCAGGAGTGACCATGGGTTCTGGAAAGCGGTCCATCCGCTTCAAGATCTTTTCATTGTTGCTGCTAACCCTGCTGTCACTCAGCGCTTTATGGGGATTCGTCCTTAATCTGACGATGGGGGACGGCGTCTCGCTGGCCCGGGCCAACGCCGTCTACCAGAGCATCGGCGTCACCTCCACCGACCTCGGCCTCCAGATCCAGGCCGAGCGCCTCCTCTCCGTCGCCAAGCTCAGCGGCGCCTCCGGGAACGCCGACCGGCTCGCCGCCCAGCGCCACGCCACCGACCTGTCGCTGGCCAAGTTCCAGGCCGAGACCGTCGCCGACTCCGAGGACGCCTCGGACGCGATGCGGTCCGCGCTGGTCAGCCTCAGGGACGAGCTGCGGCGGCTCCCGTCGATCCGCTCCGGCGTCGACACCGGGCGCACCACCCGCCTGGAGATCCTCCAGTCGTACAACCGCCTCATGGACGTGCTGTTCCACCTGTACGACCGCATGGTGTCGGTGCCCGACCTCGCCATCTACGAGCAGGCCGGCGCGATGCAGGCGATGGGCAACGCGCGCGAGTACATCGCCCGCGAGAACGCGCTGCTCACCGGAGCCCTGATCGCCGGGCGCCTGTCCGACACCGAGTACGTGGCGTTCGCCGACTGGGCCGCCAACCGCCGCGCGCAGTTCGCCAAGGGCCTGGTCTCGCTGGACCCCGAGCTGCGCACGCCGTACCAGGAGGTCGCCGCCTCCCCCACGTTCAAGCGCTACGTCACCATGGAGCAGGAGGTCGTGCTGCGGGCGCGCTCCGGCGCCCCCCTGCCGTCCTCGCTGGGCCAGTGGCGGCCGATCACCGACAACCTGTCGGCGATGCTCGACCAGGTCGGCGTCAAGGCGTCCCGCACCCTCGCCGACCGCGCCGGCGAGGTCGCGACCGGCATCCTCATCCGCATCGCGATCGCCGGCGGCGTCGGCCTGATCGCCCTGATGACGTCCGTCCTCTTCTCCGTGCGCTTCGGCCGCGGCCTCGTCCGCGAGCTGGCCGCGCTGCGCAACTCCGCCCGCGAGCTCGCCGACGTACGCCTGCCGCACGTCGTCGACCGCCTGCGCCGCGGCGAGGAGGTCGACGTGGAGATCGAGGCGCCCGGCCTCATGGAGGGCGACTCCGCCGAGGTCACCGACGTCGCCCGCGCCTTCGGCTCGGTGCGGCGCACCGCCGTGGAGGCCGCGGTCGAGCAGGCCAACCTGCGCCGCGGCGTCAGCCAGGTCTTCCTCAACCTCGCCCGGCGCAAGCAGGGCCTGCTGCACCGCCAGCTCACCCTGCTGGACGCCATGCAGCGCCGCGCCACCGAGCCCGAGGTCCTGGCCGACCTGTTCCACCTCGACCACCTCACCACCCGCATGCGCCGCCACGCCGAGAGCCTCATCATCCTGTCCGGCGCGGCGCCCGGCCGCGCGTGGCGCAAGCCCGTCCCCCTCGTGGACGTCGTGCGCGCCGCCGTCTCCGAGGTCGAGAACTACACCCGGGTCAGCGTCATGGGCCTCCCCGGCGCCCACGTCAGCGGCACCGCGGTCGCCGACCTCATCCACCTGATCGCCGAGCTGATCGAGAACGCGACCATCTTCTCGCCGCCGCAGACGCGGGTGCTGGTGCGCGGCGAGGCGGTGGCCAACGGCTTCGCCGTCGAGATCGAGGATCGGGGCCTCGGGCTGAGCCCCGTGGAGTACGACGCGGTCAACGAGCGGCTCGCCCACCCGCCGGAGTTCGACCTGGCCGACAGCGACCGGCTCGGCCTGTTCGTGGTCGGGCAGCTCGCGGCGCGCCACGGCGTCAGCGTGACGCTGCGCGCCTCGCCGTACGGCGGCACGATGGCCATCGTGCTCCTGCCCAAGTCGCTGGTCGCCGACGAGGGCACGCCGATGACCATCCCCGGCGCCGAGATCGTCGCCGAGCCCGTCTTCCTGGACCAGCCGCCGCGCCACGCCGCCCCGGCGCTGGCCGCGGCCCCCGAGCCGCCGCCGTCGCCGTTCTTCACCGCGCCCGCCTCTCGCGGCTCCGACCCGTCCCTCGCCAGGCCCTCCGCCTCCGAACCGTCCCCAGTGGGCTACTCCCGTATCGAGCCGGCCGCCCCCGCGCCCTCTCCCGTCGCGAAGGACGAGAGGCCCGGCGCCCGCGCGTCCGTCTCCGCGGGCACCCACCGGGGCCTGCCGCGCCGGGTGCGCCAGGCCAACATCGCGCCCCAGCTCCGCCAGACCACCGGCCCGCTGTCCGCCCCCACCCCCGCCGACACGGCTCCCCCCGCCCCCGAGCCGGAAGAACGCTCACCCGAGCAGGCCCGCGCCCTGTTCACCGCCTTCCAGCAGGGCGGCCGCCGCGGACGCCTCGAAGCCGAAGACGACGCCGACGGCGCAGATGACGCCACGCGCCCCCTGCGCCCGGGGGATGAGCCGCTGAGCAGCGACGACGCCATCAACCCCTGGCCTGACAGAAGTTCCGGGCATGACGCACCCGTCAGCATCCGACCGGACGAGCGTGACCAACTGCGCGACCTGCGCGACCATAGTGATGGTTACGTACACCAGACGACTGGCGAGAAGGGCGACGAATGACCGGCAAAGTATCGTCGAACGGCGAACTCAACTGGCTCCTCGACGATCTGATCAGCAGGGTCGCGGCCGTGCGCCAGGCGGTCATCCTCTCCACCGACGGCCTCGTCGTGGGCGCCTCCTCCGGGTTCAGCCGCGAGGACGCCGAACACCTGTCGGCGGTGGCGTCCGGCTTCCAGAGCCTCGCCCGGGGCGCGGGCCGCCACTTCGGCGGCGGTGACGTGCGTCAGACCATCGTCGAGATGGAGTCGGCCTTCCTGTTCGTCACCGCCGCGGGCACCGGCACCTGCCTCGCCGTGCTGAGCAGCTCCGACGCCGACGTGGGCCACATCGCCTACGAGATGGCCATGCTCGTCAAGCGCGTCGGCCAGCACATCTCCACCAATCCCCGGCGGACGTTGTCATGACGACGCGGGGAGAGCAGTGGCTCGACGAGGAGGCCGGGCCGATCGTCCGGCCCTACGCGCTCATCCGCGGGCGCACGCGGTCCTCCGCGGACAATCTCGACCTGATCGCTATGGTCACCGCGACCGGTGCTCCGTACACTGGCGAGGCCGCTCTAGGCCCCGAGGAGACTCGCATCCTCGAAATGGCCGAGCGGCCGATGTCGGTGGCGGACATCGCCTCCGAGATCGACCTCCCGCTCGGCGTGGTCCGCGTCCTCCTCGGCGACCTGCACGATCAGGATCTGATCAGCGTACGGGCCCCCGCCCATAAGGGACCGCGCCCCAACGAGCGCATTCTCAAGGAAGTGATCAATGGCCTACGAGCCCTCTGAGGAGCCCGTCGCCCTCAAGATCCTGGTGGCGGGCGGGTTCGGCGTGGGCAAGACCACGCTGGTCGGGGCGATCAGCGAGATCCGCCCGCTGCGCACCGAAGAGGTCCTGTCCGACCGGGGCGTCGGCGTGGACGACCTCGACGGCGTCGAAGGCAAGACGACCACCACGGTCGCCATGGACTTCGGGCGCATCACCATCCGCGAGGGCCTGGTCGTCTACCTGTTCGGCACGCCCGGCCAGGAGCGCTTCTGGTTCATGTGGGACGAGCTGTCCTACGGCGCGCTCGGCGCCGTCGTGCTGGCCGACACGCGCCGCCTCACCGACTGCTTCCCCTCGATCGACTACTTCGAGCAGCGGGGCACGCCGTTCATCGTCGCGGTCAACTGCTTCGACGGCGCGGAACGCCACGAGGCCGAGGACGTCCGCATCGCCCTCGACCTGGACCCGGACATCCCGGTCATCATGTGTGACGTCCGCCGCCGCGCCTCCGCGAAGGTCGTGCTGGTCACCCTGGTCGAGCACGCCCTGCGCACGCTGACCCCCGCCGCCGGATAGCGGCCCCACGCGACGACCGCCCTCCCGGAACCGCTCGCCGGGAGGGCCGCGCCGTTCCCGGGTCTTCTAGGGCTCCGTGGTCCATGGGCGGAGCTTGTGGGGGTTGCGTACCGCCCAGATGTGCTTGATCCGGTCACCGGCGATCTCGAAGGCGTACACCGACACGGTGACGCCGTCCTGCTGGGCGATCAGGCCGGGCTGTCCGTTGACCGTGCGCTCCAGGATCGTCTGCTCGCGGACCCTGCCCGCCAGGAGCCTCAGGGAGCGCACGATCTGCTCGATGCCCTCGATCGGGCGCAGCGTGGTGCTGACCAGGCCGCCGCCGTCGCTGAACGCCGTGACGTCGGGGGCCAGCAGGCTGATGAGCCCCTCGACGTCCCCGGCCTCCAGGGCCTGCTTGAAGTCCCTGACGATGCGGGCCTGCCTGGCCGGCGGG includes these proteins:
- a CDS encoding GTP-binding protein — protein: MAYEPSEEPVALKILVAGGFGVGKTTLVGAISEIRPLRTEEVLSDRGVGVDDLDGVEGKTTTTVAMDFGRITIREGLVVYLFGTPGQERFWFMWDELSYGALGAVVLADTRRLTDCFPSIDYFEQRGTPFIVAVNCFDGAERHEAEDVRIALDLDPDIPVIMCDVRRRASAKVVLVTLVEHALRTLTPAAG
- a CDS encoding roadblock/LC7 domain-containing protein codes for the protein MTGKVSSNGELNWLLDDLISRVAAVRQAVILSTDGLVVGASSGFSREDAEHLSAVASGFQSLARGAGRHFGGGDVRQTIVEMESAFLFVTAAGTGTCLAVLSSSDADVGHIAYEMAMLVKRVGQHISTNPRRTLS
- a CDS encoding FAD-dependent oxidoreductase; protein product: MDRRISRRHFIDGVAVAAAGAALGPRHAVPPAAGQAAAPGRAASPGRAVPHALPHAGHVPSARHAASRARRPSRARNLQGDTPDAVGVPHALRDGRFWERAGAPRPTGETYDLVVVGAGISGVTAAYAWAERDRGARVLVLDNYDDIGGHARRNEFRPAGRSGPLVGHGGARSLYAPSAWSPEGRGLLASLGVEVRGRRPDLYRSLGMREGVFCDRETFSADRLVVPDGPARRWVAELPVAARAREDLIRLLEDPPDWFPGLTDARKKEVLAGLTYTGFLREVCRAHPDVIAFCRTMPSAAWGYGADALGALDAWAESGPHAYPGFAGLRLDRSRPSPYNAARVARRWAAEDGDVPCFPEGNQALVRMMVARLVPGFAGSAAVEDITTTWFDYGALDRPANRVRFRLSSPVVLVRNDGPAETASSATVGYYDGGRVRTVRAGAVVMACWNMVIPYLLEDLPAEQKEAMRQAVKMPLVHATAQLRGWRAFREAGVHRVRFTGAYWVTAELAPPVSAGAYRCPSHPDEPIAVHLLHTPARRGLAPREAAVAGRRELLRTPYAPLEFGVREQLTRLLGPFGFDPARDIEGLTINRWGHGYAPEYVRPWDAFHPGGPFPAELARRRFGRVAIANSDSVPGADVDSAVRAAYRAVDELAPLSGPLGAA
- a CDS encoding helix-turn-helix domain-containing protein; its protein translation is MTERGLTVRTLLTTDDVPATERVESFRAAILKESAPAELYTQNDTDFWGRMDRGSLGSLLLTRMDSGSAGGRRGLRRDAGLIRRSDPSQYQFLLLQQGSTSLSHNGRQVDLFPGDMTLIDSSRPYDGWHEAGAGRYLTVQFPRELLPAPRAAADRLVGGRLRGQAGMGALVFTFATRAAGELDRYSPADTARVTTTLLDLLGGLISHELEAGDVLPAESHRRVLLQRIQAYIVRHLGDRDLTPAAIAQAHHISTRTLHRLFEGHGQGVAAWIRALRLEHCRRDLVTSVHDGRPVHAVAARWGFHAPAHFTRAFRGAFGVSPLEFRRRAAASAPSP
- a CDS encoding DUF742 domain-containing protein, giving the protein MTTRGEQWLDEEAGPIVRPYALIRGRTRSSADNLDLIAMVTATGAPYTGEAALGPEETRILEMAERPMSVADIASEIDLPLGVVRVLLGDLHDQDLISVRAPAHKGPRPNERILKEVINGLRAL
- a CDS encoding sensor histidine kinase, translated to MGDGVSLARANAVYQSIGVTSTDLGLQIQAERLLSVAKLSGASGNADRLAAQRHATDLSLAKFQAETVADSEDASDAMRSALVSLRDELRRLPSIRSGVDTGRTTRLEILQSYNRLMDVLFHLYDRMVSVPDLAIYEQAGAMQAMGNAREYIARENALLTGALIAGRLSDTEYVAFADWAANRRAQFAKGLVSLDPELRTPYQEVAASPTFKRYVTMEQEVVLRARSGAPLPSSLGQWRPITDNLSAMLDQVGVKASRTLADRAGEVATGILIRIAIAGGVGLIALMTSVLFSVRFGRGLVRELAALRNSARELADVRLPHVVDRLRRGEEVDVEIEAPGLMEGDSAEVTDVARAFGSVRRTAVEAAVEQANLRRGVSQVFLNLARRKQGLLHRQLTLLDAMQRRATEPEVLADLFHLDHLTTRMRRHAESLIILSGAAPGRAWRKPVPLVDVVRAAVSEVENYTRVSVMGLPGAHVSGTAVADLIHLIAELIENATIFSPPQTRVLVRGEAVANGFAVEIEDRGLGLSPVEYDAVNERLAHPPEFDLADSDRLGLFVVGQLAARHGVSVTLRASPYGGTMAIVLLPKSLVADEGTPMTIPGAEIVAEPVFLDQPPRHAAPALAAAPEPPPSPFFTAPASRGSDPSLARPSASEPSPVGYSRIEPAAPAPSPVAKDERPGARASVSAGTHRGLPRRVRQANIAPQLRQTTGPLSAPTPADTAPPAPEPEERSPEQARALFTAFQQGGRRGRLEAEDDADGADDATRPLRPGDEPLSSDDAINPWPDRSSGHDAPVSIRPDERDQLRDLRDHSDGYVHQTTGEKGDE
- a CDS encoding SDR family NAD(P)-dependent oxidoreductase, translating into MISVITGASAGIGAAAAEALARAGHDVVLVGRSRARLTSVAGHVAQAAGRRPDTAVADFASFEEVTRLAADLLDRYERIDVLANNAGVMAAERRLTRDGHELMMQVNHLSPFLLTNLLLPRVTASGGRVVTTSSGAAKSGRLDPADLDRARRRWSAWLQYGDTKQANALFTVALARRGVAATCFHPGIVRTGFAPDSLYMKLLMAIPGVARSPEQGAGTLVHLATTPDGVKHPGRYFANGLPASASPRMTDAALAAALWDTSRAVTGLSADEVP
- a CDS encoding acyltransferase family protein, which produces MTAASRPDPSFIPGFDTPAPYEAAAVQEAPHPRDGATGTKAAEPAPTGRVRDPYLDNAKFLAIILVVSGHLIEGLRDVPFAHAAYFYVYTFHMPLFITLSGYLSRNFTFSPGKARKLISGLAVPYVIFELAYSLPRLVLYGKLDISLLDPYYLTWFLMSLFMWRLSTPVWQQLRWPLAVAVGLSLMSGMSDLPDELSMNRTLGLLPFYVLGLLLRPEHFELLKRPWARVAGAAVLLAGLLAALAFHTDIATEWIRWRHGNAKIGVGDLTGSLIRLGMLAAGALLVAAFVAVTPSRRTWYSGLGMATMYAYLLHGFVVKIFEPFDHKLATPLGVALMSLFGVVLATVLCTPPVRRLFRWAVEPDTSWAFTLIRRPRGAR